The Mycolicibacterium doricum genome includes a region encoding these proteins:
- a CDS encoding GntR family transcriptional regulator, translated as MNTDAVRVPKTHLVRTELDGLLTGSDVGDPVPSERELAVRFGVARETVRQALHELLVEGRVERRGRGTVVSRPKLVQPLSLKSYTEGAVRMGRTPGRVLVSWVDVRADAAMSAALGVAVGATVMHLERVLLADGERIGLESTYLSVRRFGWLRDSFDPATSLYAAIRASGVEFGAALERVETALPSPREAALLGTTTAMPVLMLNRRTVDDADHPIEVVRALYRGDRVAFEAALTDR; from the coding sequence ATGAACACCGACGCGGTACGTGTACCGAAGACCCACCTCGTCCGCACCGAACTCGACGGCCTGCTGACCGGGTCGGATGTCGGCGACCCGGTCCCCTCCGAAAGGGAACTGGCGGTTCGCTTCGGGGTGGCGCGGGAGACCGTGCGCCAGGCTTTGCATGAACTGCTGGTCGAAGGGCGCGTGGAACGCCGCGGCCGCGGCACCGTGGTATCGAGGCCGAAACTGGTGCAACCGCTTTCGCTGAAGTCCTACACCGAGGGGGCGGTGCGGATGGGCCGCACGCCGGGCCGTGTGCTGGTCTCCTGGGTGGACGTCCGCGCCGATGCGGCGATGTCGGCCGCCCTAGGGGTGGCCGTCGGGGCGACAGTGATGCACCTCGAGCGGGTACTGCTGGCCGACGGCGAGCGAATCGGCCTCGAGAGTACCTACCTCAGCGTGCGACGGTTCGGTTGGCTGCGCGACTCCTTCGATCCGGCCACATCGTTGTACGCGGCGATCCGTGCGTCGGGCGTCGAGTTCGGCGCAGCGCTCGAGCGGGTCGAGACGGCGCTACCGTCCCCGCGCGAGGCGGCGCTGCTCGGAACCACCACCGCCATGCCCGTGCTGATGCTCAACAGGCGCACGGTCGACGACGCCGACCACCCGATCGAGGTGGTGCGCGCGTTGTACCGCGGCGATCGGGTGGCCTTCGAGGCGGCGCTCACCGACCGTTGA
- a CDS encoding RNA polymerase sigma factor SigF, translating to MTPSSGQGSSPRQNSEYSDVAAMFRELQGITPDSPQFHRQRDRIVERCLPLADHIARRFDGRGEPRDDLVQVARVGLVNAVIRFNVDAGSDFVSFAVPTIMGEVRRHFRDNSWSVKVPRRLKELHLRLGSATAELSQRLGRAPTASELAEELGMDRDEVVEGLVAGSSYNTLSIDSGGNSGNEDAPAIADTLGDVDLGLDQIENREALRPLLAALPERERMVLLLRFFENLTQTQIAERVGISQMHVSRLLAKSLTRLRDQLQ from the coding sequence GTGACGCCATCGTCGGGACAGGGTTCGTCGCCACGACAGAACTCTGAGTACTCGGACGTGGCCGCGATGTTCCGGGAACTGCAGGGGATCACCCCGGACTCACCCCAGTTCCACCGTCAGCGCGACCGGATCGTCGAACGCTGTCTGCCGCTGGCCGATCACATCGCCCGTCGCTTCGACGGCCGCGGGGAACCGCGCGACGACCTCGTCCAGGTGGCCCGGGTCGGTCTCGTCAACGCGGTGATCCGCTTCAACGTCGACGCCGGATCGGATTTCGTCTCTTTCGCGGTGCCCACCATCATGGGAGAGGTTCGGCGGCACTTCCGGGACAACAGCTGGTCGGTCAAGGTGCCACGCCGGCTCAAGGAGCTGCACCTGCGGTTGGGTTCGGCCACGGCCGAGCTGTCCCAACGGCTGGGTCGCGCGCCGACAGCCAGCGAGCTCGCCGAGGAACTGGGCATGGACCGCGACGAAGTGGTCGAGGGCCTGGTCGCCGGCAGCTCCTACAACACCCTGTCGATCGACAGCGGGGGCAACAGCGGGAACGAGGACGCCCCCGCGATCGCCGACACCCTCGGCGATGTGGATCTCGGACTCGATCAGATCGAAAACCGCGAGGCGCTGCGACCTCTGCTGGCGGCGCTTCCCGAGCGCGAGCGCATGGTGCTGCTGCTGCGGTTCTTCGAGAACCTCACCCAGACCCAGATCGCCGAACGCGTCGGCATCTCGCAGATGCACGTGTCCAGGCTGCTCGCCAAGTCGCTAACCCGGCTCCGCGACCAGTTGCAGTAG
- a CDS encoding STAS domain-containing protein — MSSSLTQSASSPAAEIGNTVPTNTVPTNTVPTNTVPTNTVPTNTVTCHTARFEAAAPLPSTTVVTAHGELDAVNAQPLADFALQRANHALVLDLSEVEFFGTAGFSALHTLNVRSGADIDWVLVPSTAVSRLLRICDPDGALPQSETVDAAVTALHGAPRPSLLQLVAEPG, encoded by the coding sequence ATGTCGTCTTCGTTAACCCAGTCGGCATCTTCCCCCGCGGCTGAGATCGGCAACACCGTGCCCACCAACACCGTGCCCACCAACACCGTGCCCACCAACACCGTGCCCACCAACACCGTGCCCACCAACACCGTGACGTGCCACACCGCGCGCTTCGAGGCCGCAGCGCCACTGCCGTCGACCACGGTCGTCACCGCCCACGGAGAACTCGACGCCGTCAACGCCCAACCTCTTGCGGACTTCGCGTTGCAGCGCGCCAACCACGCGCTGGTCCTCGATCTCTCCGAAGTGGAATTCTTCGGTACTGCAGGATTTTCGGCGCTGCACACGCTCAACGTCCGGTCCGGCGCAGACATCGACTGGGTCCTCGTGCCCAGCACCGCGGTCAGCCGCCTGCTTCGGATCTGCGATCCGGACGGCGCACTGCCGCAGTCGGAAACCGTCGATGCGGCGGTCACCGCATTGCATGGTGCGCCACGGCCGTCGCTACTGCAACTGGTCGCGGAGCCGGGTTAG
- a CDS encoding ATP-binding protein produces MAEVETQHNGQANADRSVELRVAAALENLAVLRTLVAAVGTFEDLDFDAVSDLRLAVDEACTRLIRSAVPKSTLVVVVHPNDSEVVVDASTTCQNSDILAPGSFSWHVLSSLTDEVRTFSDGQDLQDGQVFGISMTTRRASSLR; encoded by the coding sequence ATGGCCGAGGTCGAAACTCAGCACAACGGGCAGGCCAATGCCGACCGTTCGGTGGAGCTGCGTGTTGCGGCCGCACTGGAGAATCTCGCAGTGCTGCGCACGTTGGTCGCCGCGGTGGGCACCTTCGAGGACCTCGACTTCGACGCAGTCTCCGACTTGCGGCTTGCGGTCGACGAAGCCTGTACCCGGCTGATCCGCTCGGCGGTGCCGAAGTCCACTCTTGTCGTCGTGGTGCACCCCAACGATTCCGAGGTCGTCGTCGACGCGTCGACGACCTGTCAGAACAGCGACATCCTGGCTCCGGGCAGCTTCAGCTGGCATGTGCTGAGTTCGCTGACCGACGAGGTGCGCACCTTCTCCGACGGCCAGGATCTCCAAGACGGACAGGTATTCGGCATCTCGATGACGACGAGAAGAGCGAGTTCGCTGCGGTGA